Genomic window (Manduca sexta isolate Smith_Timp_Sample1 chromosome 26, JHU_Msex_v1.0, whole genome shotgun sequence):
atttaataaattattttcgaacTTAAAAGTCTCAGGAGGTCGCAAAACTGActccattttaaaatttcaataccgGCTGCGCCATGTAAAGGTTATGCGCTAATCAAACACCACTGCGTGCTCAAGACTAACTTTATTCTTCCGTCTACCTacccacattatatttatattttacaaacacaGTTACCTACAACAGTCaaaaaactataacaaatataaaatatacaaacataaaactagaATGTATTCCTAAACTTAACACCCTTatataagttaattaaattaagattgCATTGCTTTTTTGTGCATACAATGACAATATAGCCAAGGGAATCTCAGGCTGGTGTAGTATACAATATCAAATAGTCCATGTAcaatgaattgtttttattatagatgCTAGTGAGTGATGTGGAGGGTGATGGCGGGATCTGCGAGGTGTGTATCACGCGGCTGCGCGACGCGTGCGACTTCAAGCAGCAGGTGCAGCGCTGCCTGAAAAACATACAGCTGCAGGCCACACTAATGCTAAAAGGTCTGTTGGTGAATACAAGGAGGATTTAGGAAGTGGCAACATGTGCAATTCTGTGCCTCTTTAGAGGAAATTATAGAttaattgcataaaataatataatcttgtaCTAATAGTGTCACATTTTGAAATTCTTGAGCATTTTTCCAATCATAAATGCTCAAGTATTTCATATAACATTTctgttacaaaattttaaatgccCTACAACAGAACCTTTTCTTTTATCCTGTTACATATtactatttcttttatattttctgtCTGATTGATATTACATACTGATAGTTATGTGATTTTCACTACGGCAGCTTCGAATCTTAATTAGTAAtgccaacaatatttttatattcaaaacctTTGCGCTCGTATTTGGTTCGTATCAACACAAAGTAATCTGAGTACTGAATATTTCAGATTGTCGAATCGTTTTTAGTTCTAGACTGACCACTGATCatgttcaaattaattattcatccTCTTCACATAAAGTATCAGTGCCAAATTTCAATCCTTTTCTTTCTCTCAAACATTTAAGTCATTAACCGTGCTGTCATGTTGACCCGtttatgtatttgaaatataaatcagTCACCAAGAGCATATTCTATCTAACAGcatagtatattaaatatttgaatttcagaCGAAATAGCGACGAAGGTGAAATTAGAACTTTCGGAAGAAGACGACGacaatggaatatattttttaggtaaATATCTAGAAAACAAACGGATTTCGTCCAGCAAACAGCACAAGTTAGCACAGAAGAATAGTGGTGGAGGCGAGCTCGCGTATGTACACGCTAAACGAAAATAGCCGCATGGCACGTGTACGGAAATAGAGTATCAACTAAGGAACTAATTGTACGAAACATCAGTGCATTGGACGTTAAACTAATCCATCACTTTttctcacgactcgtgcctctaCACGCTCATGACTGGCACAATTACCAGAATTGTAAATAGTTATTTACCAAACAAGCATAGCAAAATCTGCATATTGttgatttgtaattaattgtatCTTACAGATGTGAAAGAAGAGATGTCTGACTACGAACATTTaagagatgatgatgatgaggaaGAAAAGAATTTGGCCGAGATGCTCGGCTTCAATGACATCACGGTGAAAAGAAAACACGTCGAGCAGAAAAACAGTTCGAGCAAGAAACGCGCCATCATGGCAGACACAAGTATAGGTGAGGGAATATTTAGGGTTCATTGTCATGTTCATTTTAAATCCATGCAATCATATTTTCATCCTACTATCCTAcaagtattataaatacgaaaatttgTAAAGATCTTTGGAGGTTTGCATgcatgttagaagtaaactcatagattacaaaataataaaataaacatttacactAGCTCTGGTAAATGGTCAATTCAGTGACATGACGTCACATATCTAGacactttcccgccctcacacccaccactccaactcctgtaagccaggatcagcagtggcatgcattttatgacaccgagcggtgaagctcggcgagtctcagggaaaactaatttgtcattatcccgcagcgaaattaatcaaatagaaagatagcgaggagttggaaatattaattgtccacttccctccagagcaatgcgggtgacaaaatcatgatgtaaggaggcgatttaacctcaaggatagggacgtttacaactagataagctagttataaagcaccacggataaaattaaatgaaagggtcctaccacatgagctgttagatttgattacaataggcatggcaaaaacgccggaaagcacggaaattccgtctagtctcaacaaggttcatgtagtatacaaccccagatgttatttgcatactgtttaacatgatgttgcgctcttcatgccagagaccacactcccaaagtacgtgatgagcagattgttcaaccttgtaaccaggtgtagagcatgggcaggcaggagaatcaaccagcctaaatgagaacagtttacccttaaaatgtgacgtgtgacgtcatcgcaaAATTAGCCAGTCTAAAATTAATCAATTCCGAAAAAAAAGAATGTTATTGCAAATAGCTTATAGTTCTATAATCTACGCCGATGGCAATATATCATTGTTTTGCATATTGTCAATAGACTATTCTGCGACTCACTACTGTATTGTAGATAGGTTTCTGtcattcttaataataaaaaaaaacttactataCAACATTTCCTTTACAGAAAAGAAAGCGAAAAAAATCAGCACTGGTCCCTTAAAAATATCAATCAGAGCTCTCTCGGAAATGAACAAGATCATAAAACCTGCGAAGGTTTTGCCTAACATACGATTTATCAATGATAGTATGAAGCACAAATTGAACATAGACAACATTCTCAAATATTCAAACTGTACGCCTTTTTCTAACAAAACACTGGCGGGAATCGTCTGCGCTTATTGTAAAGAAACATTTCAAAAAATTGAAGAACTAAGAAATCATACGAGAGAAAACCACAATGGCGTTGATTTGATCGACAAAAAGAGGATGGACAAAAATAATCTGTCGGTAAAAATGGACATCACTGATTTAAAATGCAGTACTTGCATGGCGAGCTTTGACGTCATAACCAATCTGAAGAAACACTTGAGCAAAGAACACGATGTGAAATTTTATTCCGACGTGCATGACTATATTCTAGAATTTAAGTTGACTGATAGTGAAATGTTGAATTGTGCGCTTTGTAATTCCACATTCGAGACATTTAAAATGCTGTTGCAGCACATGAACGGACATTACCGAAATTATATCTGTGAGGTTTGCGATttaggttttataaataaacatcgtCTTAAAAACCATCAAAGAACACACGAAATCGGCAGTTTCAATTGTACGTTTTGTGACAAAGTGTTCAGCACTCGAGTTAGAAAGATGTGTCACGAGAAGTACACTCACAACTCTGGCGCCCGGTACACGACGAACTGTCCGCATTGCGATCAATCTTTCACGAGTTATTACCAAAGGAATAGGCACATGTTCAAAGAACACAACATGGTTGCGGCCTCTTATAAATGCAATATATGCGACAAGTCATTTATTCTGAAGTCGAAGCTCACGGCTCACATAAAGAAAGTTCATTTGATGGAGCGGAATCACATTTGTGCCGAGTGCGGGCAAGGATTCTTTATCAAGCAATCTCTGGACGAGCATATGATAAAACACAATGGGGAAAGAGTGTTTAAATGTACAGTGTGTCCTAAAGCATATGCCAGGAAGAAAACCTTGAGAGAACATATGAGAATTCACAACAACGACAGGAGATTCAAGTGTGGTATATGCGCTTTGGCATTTGTTCAGAAATGCAGTCTCAAAAGTCACATGTTGTCAAACCATGGCATTACACTGGCTGAGTACGAGACCTCTAGAAGTGATTTATGTAGCCCGGAGAGCCTTTGAGTGTTAAATAAAAGTAGAATGGGAAGGGAAAGAACTGGTTGTATTCCTGAGggatatactataataatatataagtgatATAATCTGTTTATGGATTAAGCCGGTTCTCTTGCGATCATTACAATAGGCCCTGCGTTTAGTCTGTTTTCTAACACAGTGGCGTCGCCTAAATATTTGAACAAGCAACATGCTGGAGCCCAAGATGTAGGaactattattttgtaataacgtAACTATTGCTAGTCAACTCGATAACTTAGTATGTGCAAGGGAAGGTGTTGTAAATGGTATTAGGTAAGCCAATGATAGATAAGATCACACTATTTGTGTCGCAATCGATGTCATTTATACCGTCAAAACCAGTAATTGGGCGCTAGCTATGAAACATAGCATGCACGAACAGGCACAATATATCTTTTGGCACCTATTTATTGAAACAACAAACCAAACAGCGCAAGAGACCCGGCAACAGatgtatcataaaaaatacttatat
Coding sequences:
- the LOC115450050 gene encoding zinc finger protein 43 gives rise to the protein MMSSVSMCRCCMLRPPDKNLKASYTSLGKSEVYADMLKDCFEIHMLVSDVEGDGGICEVCITRLRDACDFKQQVQRCLKNIQLQATLMLKDEIATKVKLELSEEDDDNGIYFLDVKEEMSDYEHLRDDDDEEEKNLAEMLGFNDITVKRKHVEQKNSSSKKRAIMADTSIEKKAKKISTGPLKISIRALSEMNKIIKPAKVLPNIRFINDSMKHKLNIDNILKYSNCTPFSNKTLAGIVCAYCKETFQKIEELRNHTRENHNGVDLIDKKRMDKNNLSVKMDITDLKCSTCMASFDVITNLKKHLSKEHDVKFYSDVHDYILEFKLTDSEMLNCALCNSTFETFKMLLQHMNGHYRNYICEVCDLGFINKHRLKNHQRTHEIGSFNCTFCDKVFSTRVRKMCHEKYTHNSGARYTTNCPHCDQSFTSYYQRNRHMFKEHNMVAASYKCNICDKSFILKSKLTAHIKKVHLMERNHICAECGQGFFIKQSLDEHMIKHNGERVFKCTVCPKAYARKKTLREHMRIHNNDRRFKCGICALAFVQKCSLKSHMLSNHGITLAEYETSRSDLCSPESL